A segment of the Coffea arabica cultivar ET-39 chromosome 8c, Coffea Arabica ET-39 HiFi, whole genome shotgun sequence genome:
GTACTTCGTGGTTTTCTTCTACCAACCCCAGTTGTGGTTCTGATAACATTCTCTCCCTGAAAGAGGTTCACAATTCTTCTAGAGGCTTCCTTGAGAAAGATGCTATGGTGGTTCAAGCCGAAATTTCTGAAGTAGcaaaaaaactttgaaaagcTGTTTTTAAACAATAGGACTGACCAAAATCGAAGGAACAAAAAATTACATTCCCATATTGACGAAAAAGGAGTTCTCCCATAGTacctttaaaattttttgttcctTGACGTGGGCTTATGTTAGGGTCCTCTCCATTAGATTTATCTCCATTGATCTCTTCATTGATtcatattttaaattataaaatgTAATAAAATTATGCTATTatatcattatttttcttttaatctctAAATCAATGTACGaaaaaattatacttttttatgataatttgatattaatttatacaaaaACTTTTTGAATGGTGAAAAATGGGTCAAATTTGTGATAAATTTTGCAACGATTATTCAGGAGGAGAAGACAGAACTTGGCCAATTTCATGCAAAATTTTATGTATAACTAATACAAGGACAGAAATACATTATGAATGGAGTTGATCTtcgaaaataattttgaaattaattttattCAAGTGTAATGGAAACAAGTTCTCGCCGATGCAATGGAGAGGAGTCTAGTCCCTAGGTATGTGAACGTATTACGTGCAAAACAACTTTTTTTATAGCATCTTTTTATTTAAGAAATACATTTATTCTGAAAGCTGTGGCTTTATCCCACAGCAGAATTTGGGAGGTAAACAAATTCAATTCTACAAGACTTACTTCTCACTCAATTTCTGTTCTACAGAAGGAAAGCAATACCAAACCAGTTGTCTTAATGCACAATTACATTTCAAAGAAAATATTCTGGAATCACTAGCTTCCCCAGTTTTGACAACCATATAGATTTCTTCTGTAATTTTAATTTACTTTGATCCCTCTCTTCTTTACTGTCAAGTTATTCTTTTCCTATTTCGCCATTTTATTTAATCTCATTGGATTTTCCTCCCTCTGGTATTCAAAAATCACAAGTGTGCCTTAGATCTAGGGCTGGTTTGTGACATTGTAATCTCATAAATAGGAGTTTGGCCAATCTGATCTCAACCTTTCAGCAGAACAGAAAAGAACAATTAAGCATTTTCCAAAAGCTAAAAGCTAAAGCACAGAAGCCAAGAGTGATTTTTCAACCAGATGATTAATTTAAGGCAGGCTTTTCTCTTGACTGAGGTTGTAAGTTGCAACTTGAACATCTACCAAGATTCATGGGCGTAAAATCGATTCAGAAAAGGACTAAACCAGGCACATCTTCAGTATCCAAACATAAATCAAACACAAGTATCTCCTCTACAAATTGCTCTATTGATTGATGATGCCGAGTCCAACGATTTCCGCTTTGAAGTTTAATCTAATTACCATGAATAAAAAATCAGGAGACCAAGAATTTAAGAATCAACAAGCATTCATTATTCATGAACTTGCTAATGCATCCCAGAGTAGCCTGACTAAAAACTACAGGTTCTTTTCCAATAATAAAACATTTTCTGTTTCAGGAAACATCAATTTTAACTAAAACTGAAGCAAATATACATATTCTGATGGTAAGAACCTCCCCTGGCATAAAAGCATCAAAGTAAGGAAATTATCTAACAAGACCCAAAAGCTCTCATCACATGCTTGTCATCCACAAAGATCTTCTGGCCACGTTTTAGGCCTTCAGTCCAAGATAGCAATGCTTTCTCCaggatttaaaatttgaaatttcttgcatcAGGAACTTGCTTTGGGCTAAATGGTCTTCTGAATATGAAGATACCACATATTTGTTAGGCAATAAAGGTCTCTGTGCTCTCGCGAGCAGTAGCTTGAATATCTGGAAGATCAGAACTTATGGAGAACTTCAtccatcttttcttttcaaaatgctTAAGACATGGATGCATTACTAGCCCTATGACAACAGCAATGAGACTTACAATCATGACTTTCAGAGAAGAAAATGCCAGGACAGCACATATCAGTATGGTTGGTGGTGTACATATTAGAATGGATCCAATATTTCCCACTGGAATCTTATATGGGCGAGATGCATTTGGATACTTGTATCTTAACCGGACAAAAGCAATAAATTCCAATATCATTCCAAAGCAATATAAGAAGTTCTCAGCAGCTACTATTTCCTGAAAGCTCATCCATGAAAGCAAAAACACACCTGAAGCTGAAAAAAGGATCCCAATTAGAGGTGTACCATAGCGAGATCTCTTGGCAAAGAACTCAGGAAGCATTCCTCTTTCAGCCATACCAAGAAGCTGAAAAGAATCGCTGCTCATCTCAGCAACAAACATCCCCATATTTGACATAGCTGCAGCAGCCTGAATCCACCATCTCAACCATGCACCACCTAGCATCTTCGCAATATCTGAAAAATAACCATCCGTCCACTCATCCCTCTGCAGTGGAACAGCACCAGTTCCAACCAGAAGAGGAATGAAATAACTAACAACCACTAAAATCACTGCATAGAAAAGAGATTTTGGCAAAGTTTTCTTTGGATTCTCTACCTCTCCTGCAAGTGTGCTTATAGAGTCCCAATAGTTCAGATTCCAAAAGAGGGTATTCAGATACAAATTCCAATCTACATGGTGAATATCTGCCACCAACCATCTTCCGGGTCTTAACTTAGGAATTGAAATAAGTCCCATAACAGCAAAAGGCAGGAGTGAAGAGATGCCAAGCAGAATAGCAACCCATCCAACAATTGTTAAACCCCTATAGTTCATATAAGTTAGGACAATAGTCAAGGCCAATACAGCAAGGACCCTAGGGAAACCATGACCGACTGCAGGGAAACCAGATTTCAAATAATCCAGAAACAAAACAGGATACAGAGCATTATCAATAACCCCACTTAACCATTTCACCCAACCTTGCTGGAAACCCCAGAACGGTCCTAAAGCGCTTGAAACCCAAACGACATAACCACTATTTTCAGGAAACATAGTTCCCATCTCAGCTGTGATTAACGCCTCGGGAATACTCCATATGAATGGAAATACTAAAAATCCCAGAAGAGCTAAAAGAGGACCAGCAGCATTGACACTATCCTCAACCCCAAATGGGCCCCCTGATACTTCATAAAAGATGAGGAAAACAAGGGGCAAAACCGAAACTTTCCTACTACTATGACCAGCTCTAGGAGGAGGAACCTCATCAATTACCACATATTCTGATCCATCATATTCCCCCATTGCAATGGCAGCTTGTCTGTTAGTTGTATTCCTCAATTTCTGCATTCATCATAAACTCATTAAAAACTGAATACACTTGCCTCAGCTCAAATTTAACTACAGAGACACAGTAGAAAGACAAAAACTATACCAATTTAACATGAAAAACAAAATCTCGAGATAAACCATCACaagaagagaggaaaaataaggaaattatgGCTAATCAGTCCATAATTAGAACAGAAACCAGCATAATTCGCCAATTCTCATCAAATTATCACAATAGTTCAATCAGATTAGCGGAACAAACCTCAGAAACCTTGATCAAAACAAAGAAATCATGCGAACTAGACCAGATTCAGTTCAAATGGGAACAAACCAACATCAAATCAAGTTAAACCAACCTCcccaaaatcaaaaaaattcgGATACCATCCAATGAAATCTGAGGAACCCAGAAAGGAATGAGTAACACAACGTAAAAACAGAGAGAAAAAAGGAACAAAGGGAGGACCATGAAGCGAAGGCGACAGAGTCCTTAAGAAAAAGCGGTAGCGGCTTGTTTGGCTCTTTGTGTCATCTTAGAACTGAGATTTGAGGGAAAAAACAAAGGGACTCTTCTGCAGATGAGCTGAGATGGTGAGACGCGTTGGGAAGGAGAAGGAATCGAGAGCTATACATCTGGAATCGGAATCGGAATCGGGATGATCAAAGAGGGAATATTTTGTTGCTATCTGTCACTGTAAATTGATAAACTCTTTCACAAAAGATGGGAAGTATTCCCCAAGATTTGAATAGTTTGTTGGTCAGGGGtaaatttgtaattttattattccaAAAATATTTGTCTAGTTTTTCTAATCCttcatacacacacatataaatatatatataattaatcttatatacactgacagtatatacacttttatcattaaattcataacacataagccaaatttgaatttgaaatctaaattttGCATATATGCCATGCAGCAAACCgtaataatatatacactgttagtgtatataagatttacttatatatatatatatgtccttTTCTaacctttccttttctctttttttttttggaagattCTCAAAGAATATTTGAAATTTGGTTCAAGGGTGGTCCTGTCAACTATATCAGTTGACTAAATAAAAATGGTATTAAATGTTAATTAATTGGATAAATCTTTTATACACTAACAATGTATACACTAGCAGGTTTAGATGCACgccatatatataaaatttgatatttaaatttaaattaatatgATGTGGCATTCATCCAACCCCGTCAGTGTATATACTGACAGTATAGGAAAGATTGATCCCAATTAATTATGTTATTAAAACGTGAAAATTTTGTTTAGCTTGAGAactcgaaaaaaaaaactcttaaaataaaaaatgaagaattGTTCAACTAGATTGtaattggttgagtttttttttcccctttttgtgtGCTAAATTTTGTTTGTGTTAGGTATTGATGAGAATCAATCAAAGAACACTTGGGAAATGAGAAAACCATAAGAAGTTAGAAGTGAATCCAATCAGAAAATTGaaatcaactttttattttgtagcCAGATGTTTATACATATGCTGcatataaaaaatttaacaaTCAGGATTAGTCCAATAGCTAAGAGAGAACTTTTATATTTCTCTCCGTTATCAGCAATATTCGAATCCTAAACCTAATAATTAGGAATAGGAAAGATGTGAGAAGAAGTCcgaggattaaaaaaaaaaaaaaagaaagattcaACTgcacatttttttctttttctttccttttttttaagagTAAAGATTCAGTTACacttaaaaagggtttttcagTTGTCTAATGCTAAATTTTTATTTCTCATACACCATTGCATAAGCAATTgtaaaagatgaaaaagaaattgaaccctTCAAGCAAGCACAAGAaattacttttatttattttattgttattcgTTCTTTCTCTGAAGTATTGGGAATTTAAAACGTCTTGTTGCCTTATCATCCCAGCGGTTCACCAAGATTCTGACATGACACAAAATCGCGGAAATGTTTTGTGCGTGTGACAATAGAATACTTCGTTTTCTCAGCAAAGGCAAATGACATCATGACAGTTTTCCGCCACACCACAATTTCTGTCCAGGAAAATGACTTCATAAGACGACATTCATTTCCCGTACTAGTATTTGGATGGTGTAttatttttgggataatttcacaaacctcccctaaggtttctaaAACTTGTACTGGCACCCCtcaaggttttaaaaatttcactgATCTCCCCTAGCAGAGATTTGGGTGGCAAGAATTGAGTGAGCAGAATTGAAAATTGTAGTAATTTTTGTGTTATTAGGGATGTAGAGCCCACAACCAAGTATTGaatagagatttttttttttgcaactaaAAGCTCACCTGTAAAGTTTGCAAAAGACTAagggtgtgtttgataaaattgaaatttgaaatctaaatttgttaaattattgaattgttaaatactaaatttgatatatttgagtgCATACCATATTAACTGATGAGTGAATAACTTATTTCTTATTTTCGAGAGTAAGTTTTGCTTAAGAAATTCAgcgtcatttaattaattcagatattttatttttagttatcaaacgCGTCTAAACATATTAAGATCTAAATCCATTAGATATAACTactgaattgagttatcaaacaaggcctaaaaaataaccaaagttaaaaagaaatttgaaaaaaaaaaacaaatctttGACATCATGATTGATCGATCCTTctattctctcttttttgttgTTCATTCTCTTTACTTTCTAAAGTTTCTAGAGCACATGTACTCAAGTAATGGTCCTATTGATCACTAAGCTAAATAGTAGTAGTAGAAAATAGGAAAGTACAGTATGATTTAGCCTCCATGATGTTGGAAATCTGTCCAACATTGAATCCCCACCATATTAAAAAATATCAGGCCCTCATTGACAAACTTCCACTCCATTCTTTCAggataaaaaaggaaaaggaaattacGTTCCTCATTCAAGTGCCACTCCATAAATCCAATTACAATGCATATAATTTCCCATAAAATCCGAATTTGTTTCTCTTGGATTGaagattattttaaaaaaatttaaaatagtgGAATAACGCTTTTTATGATGTCAtctattgaaataaaaaaaagtaattgaagagaaaaaaaataattataaaacgtGTTTATGATACAACAAAAAGAATTCTGCTCTCAATACAAATAAACTATTTATCATATGATAcatatcaataaaaaaaataaaatataaaacctTTTTTGCCCCCAAAAAACATGAGAAGAAAAACCTCAAATACCTTAGGGTCACCAATTGGTTCTTCATCCACATGCTACATGATATAATATATGATTTCTAAGTACTCAATTCCAAATGGTATGTATCTCCACAAATCATTGCACTTCACACGGTATTTAACTTTTAAAACCCCAATTATGGAACTAGCCAGCACGCGAGGGGCACAATAATATTTAGGTATGATTCCGCCATCAATATGGCCGTCTAAACCCTCAAAACTTGATCAACTTTTAGGCATTCCAAAATCCAAATCCCATTTCCATTTATGTCCTACAGAAAATATGCCTCGATCCAATGTCAAAAAGAACAGCAAAACATGGCTTGGAAAAGAATCTTGCCTATCcacattattttcttttcctactTTCTTCTACCAAAAATAAATTATCTCTTTCTTTTCAAGCAAAATCAATTCAGAAAACAGACACTACTATCTTCTCTCTCGTGAAACAAAAGGACAAATACACGTGCACGTATACACATGAaactattaaaaatatatacttatcaatatgcaaattttttttaaaaaaagagagagagagagagag
Coding sequences within it:
- the LOC113707383 gene encoding probable polyamine transporter At1g31830 isoform X1, whose product is MVPKTKNDLSLDSARSDEASIKVPKTQDLSDASAPAGAVANGGRAQTGSQQVAAVADISTAPKPQEGEDQKLRNTTNRQAAIAMGEYDGSEYVVIDEVPPPRAGHSSRKVSVLPLVFLIFYEVSGGPFGVEDSVNAAGPLLALLGFLVFPFIWSIPEALITAEMGTMFPENSGYVVWVSSALGPFWGFQQGWVKWLSGVIDNALYPVLFLDYLKSGFPAVGHGFPRVLAVLALTIVLTYMNYRGLTIVGWVAILLGISSLLPFAVMGLISIPKLRPGRWLVADIHHVDWNLYLNTLFWNLNYWDSISTLAGEVENPKKTLPKSLFYAVILVVVSYFIPLLVGTGAVPLQRDEWTDGYFSDIAKMLGGAWLRWWIQAAAAMSNMGMFVAEMSSDSFQLLGMAERGMLPEFFAKRSRYGTPLIGILFSASGVFLLSWMSFQEIVAAENFLYCFGMILEFIAFVRLRYKYPNASRPYKIPVGNIGSILICTPPTILICAVLAFSSLKVMIVSLIAVVIGLVMHPCLKHFEKKRWMKFSISSDLPDIQATARESTETFIA
- the LOC113707383 gene encoding probable polyamine transporter At1g31830 isoform X2; this encodes MKLRNTTNRQAAIAMGEYDGSEYVVIDEVPPPRAGHSSRKVSVLPLVFLIFYEVSGGPFGVEDSVNAAGPLLALLGFLVFPFIWSIPEALITAEMGTMFPENSGYVVWVSSALGPFWGFQQGWVKWLSGVIDNALYPVLFLDYLKSGFPAVGHGFPRVLAVLALTIVLTYMNYRGLTIVGWVAILLGISSLLPFAVMGLISIPKLRPGRWLVADIHHVDWNLYLNTLFWNLNYWDSISTLAGEVENPKKTLPKSLFYAVILVVVSYFIPLLVGTGAVPLQRDEWTDGYFSDIAKMLGGAWLRWWIQAAAAMSNMGMFVAEMSSDSFQLLGMAERGMLPEFFAKRSRYGTPLIGILFSASGVFLLSWMSFQEIVAAENFLYCFGMILEFIAFVRLRYKYPNASRPYKIPVGNIGSILICTPPTILICAVLAFSSLKVMIVSLIAVVIGLVMHPCLKHFEKKRWMKFSISSDLPDIQATARESTETFIA
- the LOC113707383 gene encoding probable polyamine transporter At1g31830 isoform X3; its protein translation is MGEYDGSEYVVIDEVPPPRAGHSSRKVSVLPLVFLIFYEVSGGPFGVEDSVNAAGPLLALLGFLVFPFIWSIPEALITAEMGTMFPENSGYVVWVSSALGPFWGFQQGWVKWLSGVIDNALYPVLFLDYLKSGFPAVGHGFPRVLAVLALTIVLTYMNYRGLTIVGWVAILLGISSLLPFAVMGLISIPKLRPGRWLVADIHHVDWNLYLNTLFWNLNYWDSISTLAGEVENPKKTLPKSLFYAVILVVVSYFIPLLVGTGAVPLQRDEWTDGYFSDIAKMLGGAWLRWWIQAAAAMSNMGMFVAEMSSDSFQLLGMAERGMLPEFFAKRSRYGTPLIGILFSASGVFLLSWMSFQEIVAAENFLYCFGMILEFIAFVRLRYKYPNASRPYKIPVGNIGSILICTPPTILICAVLAFSSLKVMIVSLIAVVIGLVMHPCLKHFEKKRWMKFSISSDLPDIQATARESTETFIA